A stretch of Arachis hypogaea cultivar Tifrunner chromosome 15, arahy.Tifrunner.gnm2.J5K5, whole genome shotgun sequence DNA encodes these proteins:
- the LOC112748756 gene encoding serine/threonine-protein kinase SRK2I, producing MDRTPAAAAGAGGAGMELPIMHESDRYDFVRDIGSGNFGVARLMRDKLTKELVAVKYIERGDKIDENVKREIINHRSLRHPNIIRFKEVILTPTHLAIVMEYASGGELFERICNAGRFTEDEARFFFQQLISGVSYCHAMQVCHRDLKLENTLLDGTSALHLKICDFGYSKSSVLHSQPKSTVGTPAYIAPEVLLKQEYDGKVADVWSCGVTLYVMLVGSYPFEDPNEPKDFRKTIQRVLSVQYSIPDFVQVSPECRHLISRIFVFDPAERITIPEILKNEWFLKNLPAELIDEKIMGSQFEEPDQPMQSIDEIMQIISEATIPPVGAHTLDHFMMDDNIDVDDDMDDLDSDFELDVDSSGEIVYAI from the exons ATGGATCGAACGCCGGCAGCGGCGGCGGGAGCGGGCGGAGCAGGGATGGAGTTGCCAATCATGCACGAAAGTGATCGCTACGACTTCGTCCGTGACATAGGCTCCGGGAATTTCGGTGTGGCGAGGCTCATGAGGGACAAGCTCACCAAGGAGCTTGTTGCTGTTAAGTACATCGAACGCGGTGATAAG ATTGATGAAAATGTTAAGAGAGAAATCATTAATCACAGGTCTCTAAGACATCCTAACATCATCAGGTTTAAAGAG GTCATTTTGACACCTACTCATTTGGCAATCGTAATGGAATATGCATCTGGAGGAGAATTGTTTGAGCGAATCTGCAACGCAGGGCGTTTTACTGAAGACGAG GCTCGGTTCTTCTTTCAACAACTCATATCTGGGGTCAGCTATTGCCATGCAATG CAAGTATGTCACCGGGACTTGAAGTTGGAGAACACTTTGTTGGATGGAACTTCAGCTCTTCATTTGAAGATATGTGATTTTGGGTACTCCAAG TCTTCAGTGCTTCATTCACAACCAAAGTCAACAGTGGGGACTCCAGCATATATTGCTCCGGAAGTGTTGCTAAAGCAAGAGTATGATGGCAAG GTCGCGGATGTTTGGTCATGTGGAGTAACCTTATATGTGATGCTAGTGGGATCATATCCTTTTGAAGATCCTAATGAACCTAAAGACTTCAGGAAGACAATTCAG AGGGTCCTCAGCGTCCAGTACTCTATCCCAGACTTTGTTCAAGTATCTCCAGAGTGTCGCCACCTTATCTCAAGGATCTTTGTTTTTGACCCTGCTGAG AGGATCACCATTCCTGAAATCTTGAAAAATGAATGGTTTCTGAAGAATCTTCCGGCAGAGTTGATTGATGAAAAAATTATGGGTAGCCAATTTGAAGAGCCAGATCAACCCATGCAGAGCATTGATGAGATCATGCAGATAATTTCAGAAGCTACAATACCACCGGTTGGGGCACATACGTTAGACCATTTTATGATGGATGATAACATCGATGTGGATGATGACATGGATGACTTGGACTCTGACTTTGAGCTTGATGTAGATAGCAGTGGGGAGATAGTATATGCTATATAA
- the LOC112748760 gene encoding reticulon-like protein B13 encodes MSAQPEPVMPSEPEPEAESQVLTTTPSHSSPDHVNGNNVVKDVVLWRRKKLNATLLILATATWVSMQLYQFKFITLISWLAIFLLASIFLYANLTKLFGKEPPRLTRFELTEETVMGMAHTIRVWIEEAIRLLFWVGAEKEWHVFVGVEVGLLLLSYVGTFMDLLTFLYIGTIVSMTVPVAYVKYEDKVQRLVNWLRERCNKSYQVIDERAIQKIKTKVMNGKDNKEKKTQ; translated from the exons ATGTCTGCACAACCAGAACCAGTTATGCCTTCAGAACCAGAACCTGAAGCGGAATCTCAAGTTTTGACAACAACTCCCTCCCATTCCTCGCCAG ACCACGTTAATGGCAACAACGTTGTGAAGGACGTGGTCTTATGGAGAAGAAAGAAACTGAATGCAACCCTTCTCATATTGGCAACCGCAACATGGGTCTCTATGCAACTATATCAATTTAAATTCATCACTCTCATATCGTGGCTTGCcatattccttcttgcttccatATTCCTCTATGCCAATCTCACTAAGCTTTTCGGCAA GGAACCACCGCGCTTGACGAGATTTGAACTGACAGAAGAAACGGTTATGGGAATGGCCCACACTATTCGAGTTTGGATTGAAGAAGCAATAAGGTTGTTGTTCTGGGTGGGGGCCGAGAAAGAGTGGCATGTCTTTGTGGGAGTCGAGGTTGGACTGTTGTTGCTCTCTTATGTTGGAACCTTCATGGACCTCCTAACTTTCCTTTATATAG GTACAATAGTGAGCATGACAGTTCCAGTAGCATACGTGAAGTACGAGGATAAAGTCCAGAGATTAGTGAATTGGTTGAGAGAGAGATGCAACAAGTCTTATCAAGTTATCGATGAGAGGGCTATTcagaagatcaaaaccaaagtaATGAACGGCAAGGATAATAAGGAGAAGAAAACACAGTAA
- the LOC112748758 gene encoding probable disease resistance protein At5g66900, which translates to MADLFSGGAVGAVMGELLRAVIETINKGRQFKPTLETNIQTLNDIAPLVDQMMEYNDKLDRPRQEIQRLQSRVRQGQELARKCSRKLSRRKFLSFPYYQGKLKSEDQSLQRHLSFDVQVQNARNLMEVLLKVEEILNILGKQDFAKFSGSQIQGLSGAPEEPKCMGMDEHLSRLRIELLKDDVSVLVLTGLGGSGKSTLAKKLCWDPHVKGKFGGNIFFVTFSETPNLKNIVRTLFEHCGCKVPEFQSDEDAINKLGILLRLVGRSPILLVLDDVWQSSEALVDKFRFQIPDYKILVTSRVAFQRFGTPWPLEPLDHDDAVSLFRHSAQLNSKCSYMPDDNLVNEIVKGCKGSPLALEVIGGSLCQQPFEVWQDMKEWLEKQSILESGNTDLLSRLQQSLDMLEDKFSVSEKECFMDLGLFPEDQRIPVAILIDMWAELYNFDDNGRKAMTIIHDLTTRNLIKLIVTKKIAKDTDMYYNNHFVLLHDLLRKLAIHQSEQEQIEQRKKLIIELNGDDHPEWWVRQNQQGIFSRLLSLSFLPGRLIEQKQLKVAARVLSISTDENFASDWCDMTADEAEVIVLNIRSSQYSLPQFMEKMNKLKVLIVTNYGFHLSGLKDFEILSALSNLRRIRLEKVSVPSLCILKSLQKLSLHMCNTSQAFGNSSIPISESMPNLVELSIDYCKDLEKLPEGVCNITPLKKLSITNCHKLSALPKDTANLKNLEVLRLSSCSDLEEMPDGIGRLCNLRCLDISDCVSLSKLPEDIGDLQNLEKLYMKGCSGLSEVPYSVMNFENAKHQVFVLCDEERAQLWENVPSTPNLKIETAKVDISLNWLHGVRC; encoded by the exons ATGGCAGATCTGTTCAGTGGAGGTGCCGTTGGAGCGGTTATGGGAGAGCTTCTTCGAGCAGTAATTGAAACCATAAACAAAGGTCGACAGTTCAAGCCAACACTTGAAACCAACATACAAACCTTGAACGACATAGCACCACTGGTTGACCAGATGATGGAATACAACGACAAGTTAGATCGACCAAGACAAGAGATCCAGAGGCTTCAGAGTCGCGTACGTCAAGGACAAGAACTTGCACGAAAGTGCTCCAGAAAGTTAAGTCGCCGGAAGTTTCTTTCATTCCCTTACTACCAGGGGAAGCTTAAGTCCGAGGACCAGTCACTTCAAAGGCACTTGTCCTTTGATGTTCAGGTTCAGAATGCGAGGAACTTGATGGAGGTTCTTTTGAAGGTTGAGGAGATTTTGAACATTCTTGGAAAACAAGATTTTGCTAAGTTCAGTGGGAGCCAGATACAGGGTTTGAGTGGTGCTCCTGAAGAACCCAAGTGTATGGGGATGGATGAGCATTTGAGCAGGTTGAGGATTGAGCTTCTCAAGGATGATGTCAGTGTTCTTGTTTTGACTGGTCTGGGAGGTTCTGGAAAGAGCACTCTTGCTAAAAAGCTCTGCTGGGACCCACATGTTAAAG GCAAGTTCGGGGGGAATATCTTCTTTGTGACCTTCTcagaaacaccaaacttgaagAACATTGTAAGGACATTATTTGAGCACTGCGGATGTAAGGTGCCCGAGTTTCAGAGTGATGAAGACGCCATCAACAAATTGGGAATTTTGTTGAGGCTTGTTGGGAGAAGCCCAATACTATTAGTCCTGGATGATGTTTGGCAGAGCTCAGAGGCACTTGTTGACAAGTTCAGATTTCAGATACCAGATTATAAGATTTTGGTGACTTCAAGGGTTGCTTTTCAAAGATTTGGCACCCCATGGCCGTTGGAACCCCTTGATCATGATGATGCAGTGTCCCTTTTCCGTCACTCGGCTCAACTTAATAGTAAATGCTCCTACATGCCAGATGATAATCTTGTCAATGAG ATAGTGAAAGGTTGTAAGGGTTCACCATTGGCACTTGAAGTGATTGGTGGATCACTGTGTCAGCAGCCTTTTGAGGTGTGGCAAGATATGAAAGAATGGTTAGAAAAGCAGTCGATTTTGGAGTCGGGTAATACAGATTTGCTTTCGCGGCTCCAACAAAGTTTAGATATGTTGGAAGATAAGTTCTCAGTTAGTGAGAAGGAGTGCTTCATGGATCTAGGCCTTTTTCCTGAAGACCAAAGGATCCCTGTTGCAATCCTGATTGATATGTGGGCAGAACTGTATAACTTTGATGACAATGGAAGGAAAGCAATGACCATCATCCATGATTTAACCACCAGGAACTTGATTAAGCTCATAGTAACAAA GAAAATTGCAAAGGACACAGACATGTACTACAATAACCACTTTGTCTTGCTACATGATCTCCTCAGAAAGCTGGCAATCCATCAGAGTGAGCAGGAAcaaattgaacagagaaagaaactAATAATTGAGCTAAATGGAGATGATCATCCTGAATGGTGGGTAAGGCAAAACCAGCAAGGAATATTCAGCCGCCTTTTGTCACTGTCATTCTTACCTGGAAGATTGATAGAACAAAAGCAGCTAAAGGTTGCTGCCAGAGTATTGTCTATATCAACTG ACGAGAATTTTGCTTCGGATTGGTGCGACATGACAGCTGATGAAGCCGAGGTTATAGTCTTAAACATTCGATCTAGCCAGTACAGCCTGCCACAGTTCATGGAGAAAATGAACAAACTTAAAGTTCTAATAGTCACAAATTACGGCTTCCATCTTTCTGGACTAAAAGATTTTGAGATACTGAGTGCTTTGTCTAACTTGAGAAGAATCAGATTGGAGAAAGTTTCAGTTCCTTCTTTATGCATACTGAAGAGTCTGCAAAAACTATCGCTTCATATGTGCAACACAAGCCAGGCTTTTGGGAACAGTTCTATCCCAATCTCAGAATCCATGCCAAATCTAGTGGAGTTGAGCATTGACTATTGCAAAGATCTGGAGAAATTGCCAGAGGGGGTATGCAACATTACCCCACTAAAGAAGCTTAGCATCACCAACTGTCACAAGCTTTCAGCACTTCCTAAAGACACAGCAAATCTGAAGAATTTGGAAGTGCTAAGGCTAAGTTCATGCTCCGATTTGGAAGAGATGCCAGATGGGATTGGACGACTGTGTAACCTGCGCTGTCTCGACATATCTGACTGTGTAAGTCTATCCAAATTGCCAGAGGACATTGGAGATCTGCAGAATCTTGAGAAACTCTACATGAAGGGTTGTTCAGGGCTAAGTGAGGTGCCATACTCAGTCATGAACTTTGAGAATGCAAAACATCAAGTATTTGTGTTATGTGATGAGGAGAGGGCTCAATTATGGGAAAATGTCCCCTCAACTCCCAATTTGAAGATAGAGACAGCTAAAGTAGACATCAGCTTAAATTGGCTTCATGGAGTTCGTTGCTGA